A segment of the Candidatus Neomarinimicrobiota bacterium genome:
CTTGAACAGTGTAGAGAAATTTTGCTCTTTCATGGGGTGTGAATATAGAAGTCCTGTATGGGAAATGCAATCACCGTAATGGCTCGGCTAGCACCATTGTCTTTACCCATTCCGCGTTTCTGCGCGAATTCGCCTCGACCGCACTCACCTTAAGAATATAGATCCCTATTCTCGCCCGTTCACCGCTGTCAGTCAGACCGTCCCAATTGAGAGTGCCCTGTGAACCGCTGGCGAGATTGTTCGCCAGCATACGGACGGAACGTCCCAGTCTGTCGAAGATAAGAATGGAAACATTTGCCTGTGTGAAGGGGAGGTGATATGAAATGTACAGAAGGTCATCGTGACCGTCTCCATCTGGCGAGAAGGGATTGGGTTCCAGAAGCACTGAGCCGGTGGCTGGAAGTGATTCCAGGAAGATACTGTTCTGAACGCCGGCGGTCATTTTACCTTCGGCGACACAGGTTCCCCAGTTCGACCGGACTGACGAGTCGAGCGTCGGATTCAGCTTCTCCACCGATCGATACCCTGCGCCGCCCCACTCAGGCGTGTAGATGAGGGAGTCGGCCACCGCTGCCGCGGGATCAAACAGGTAAATGGCGTCGCCGCTGTTATTAAGACTTGGGAAGCCGTCGGGAGAGAAAAGAGTGTTTGCATCGGGTGGTAAAGCCCAATTCACCATTGAATCTTCCGTCAGCACCGCATATCCCTCAGACGGGAGGGAGTATTGCGGCATGAGCCGAATCTTGCTCGTGTCGGCGTCAGAAAAGCCCCACCCGGCCAAGTCAATAACGTTGTCCGAAAGGTTGACTATCTCTATGAACTCCGGCACATCAGAACCGGGAGCATAATGGAACTCGTTCAGCGTCAATACTCTCTTATTGTATCGCACGATAATTTCGTGTTCCACCGCGTCATTTCCCCGGTTGCCGTCACTTTCGGTTTCAGCAACTATCTGCAGCGTGTGAATACCGGAAGTGAGGGGAGGCAGCGTCATGCGCAGTTCAATAGAATCGGCGTCGGCTATTTCTTCAAACGGCGACGCTGTTAGATGCTCACCCATTTCGATAACCGAAACGGTACCGCTTATCGGTTGCATTCCTTCATTATAGACTGGGATGGACAGGAGAATCTCTTCATCCGGAAAGGGGAAGAGGGGATTGTGAGTAACAGTTGCCGAATCGAGCGTCACGTCGATATCAGGTGGTGTGACACTATTGAGATATCCCGGCGATCCGAGGGAATCGATGCTGATGGTCCAGTTGCTGGCTACGCTCGGGCGATCGAACCGTTTCCTTTCCAGTGAATAACCGGGGCGAAAAATGTCTGCCCAGCCTTGGCTGTCCACTGTGTCGTTGCTGGCGCTGATGAGAAAGAGCGAATCTGAAGAACTCAATTGATTGCCAATACTGTTGTCGTCAACCTTGAGTACGAGTACTGTGTCCGGGATGATTCCTTGGTACAGTCCGCCTTCCATTTCGTAATCGCCTTCCAGAATTACCGCATACGAGCCGGGCAGAAGAAGCATTCCCGTGCCTGCATCTGTCAGTTCATCCTGAGACGATCTATCGCTGATGGTCCATCCGGCCAAATCGATACTCTCGCTGAGGGATGAATTGAAAATCTCCACGAACTCGTTTGGGCTGTCGGTGCCGTCGAGGTCGAACATGATTTCTGAGATGAGAATCTGACCGCCGAGTGGAACAGATAGAAGGAAAAGCGTCACTGACTGTTTCATAGTTATGGTTGGCGAGAACATATCGAGATGTATTGAGCTCGCTGCTGTCTAAGACTACATGTGCTGCGCAAGCCCTTGACTGAAGAAAGAGGTTAAGTGTAAAACCTCCTCCTTTTTCATGGCACTAAATGAAGTTAGAGATCAGTCTGACGACACGTAATCTTAACTCTGAATGTTTGCGAGGCGTTCCTTTACTTCTTTCAGTCCCATATCCCGTAAGATCGCGAAAGCTTCGCGTTTCTCTCCTCGCGGCGTACTTTTTCCTCTCTCCCAGTTGCTCACCGTGATTGTGGTCACCCCAACCAGCTGACCCAGCTGTTTCTGAGACAGCTTCAACCGTTTGCGATGAGATTTGACGGAATCGGCGCTGATACGGACTCTGGCCGCCGGTTTTTCTTGTGAAAGCTCAGGGCTGATCTTTCCTTCGTCCCGGCGATCCATTTTGGTGGCAAGAGCACTATGTAAGTCAGCTATTTCCTTTCTCTGCTGCCGGAGCTGTCTCTTCAAGTCTTGCACAGATCCGGACAGACCGGCAGCCATTTTCTTAGCCTCTTTGCGCGCCAATCGGCTGATCTCACTCTTAAGTACTGTTCCTACATCGGGCATGGCATTATCTCCTTTTAGTTTGATCTGATTGATAAGTTGACTTTATCATCGAATGCTAGCTAGCAGCAGCCGAGTGTTGCTTCTGGACGACTATAAATTCATCGATCTTCTCTTTTAGGGTGTTTCTGGTTTTGCGGTAGCTGTCCAGGTTTTCGTATGCCGTATTCCAGCTGCCAAACGGGTCTTCGATACTCCAGTGAATCCTCTTCACATCTCCCGGGAAAGTGGGGCAGATCTGCTGTGCATCATCACACACCGAAATAACGATGTCTATGCCTTCTTCCAGATAGTCGTCCACATGATCTGAAGTCTGACTGGAGATATCTATACCCCACTCCTGCATCACCTCAATACTGCACGGATGAACGCGGCTCGGATAAGTTCCTGCACTAAAAACCTGAAAACGGTCGCCAGCGAGATGGCGTAAGAGGCCTTCCGCTATTTGTGAACGACATGAATTTCCAGTACAAAGAAAAAGAACCTTATTCATTTTCAGAAAGAAGCTACAACAGATAGTTTTTATAATTCCAGTTTTATTTTGATTCATCAGTTGTTCTTGTAGAGTTCGCAGTTGAGAGAAAGAGACAGTGAGAGCTAAGGGGGATAGTTGTTTTGGTTCATGTAATCAAAATGCGATAAACTTCTTATTATCGTCTATTACCTCCTGTACCCTGAATGAAGAAGGACTCAGACTCGGAACGATGTTCCTTATTGAAGTGGCTCATGAGTTTCGGCGTTCTCATCTGGCTCAACTCTGTTCTGTATCCTGTCGGTCGCTACATCGTCCCGCCGAAGATTCCGGAGGCCAATATTTCATCTCTCCAGATCGGAACTGTAGCTGATTTTGAAGTGAGCACGGGGTCTATCTTTCAATTTGGTCGTATCCCGGGTATTATTGTGAGAGTCAAAGAGGATGAATATATAGCCTTCAGCGCCACCTGCAGTCACCTCAGCTGTATTGTGCAGTATCGTGAAGATCTCAATCAGATCTGGTGTGCCTGCCACAACGGAATTTTTGACCTTTCTGGCAAGAATGTGAGTGGACCTCCCCCGAAACCTCTTGATGAGTTTGACGTCCACGTGAGAGGTGATGAAGTGTGGGTATCGAAGAAGGCGTAAGAGATGAAAGTGTCACTGACTGATTGGATCAATTATCGCTATCAGACAAGCGCATTTGTAGACTTCTTGAAGAAGAAAAAAGTACCCTACGGTAAAGGGTGGTACTGGCAATATTTCGGAGGGATACATCAAGGTAATCATCCACGAGGTCAGAGGTGTGATGTGAAATATCGATACCCCATTCGGCCATCACTTTTATGCCGGCAGGGTTAACCCGCGTGGGGTGAGTGCCGGCGCTGAAAACCTCAAGCCGGTCCCCGGCCAGATCTCTCAAAATACCTTCTGCCATTTGGGATCGGCAAGAGTTTCCCGTGCAAAGAAATAGCACCTTCTTCATCATATATCTCAAACAAATTTCCTTGGTAAGATGAATGAATGTCAACATGAATAATCTATGTGACCTAAATTAATAATAGTAACTATTACTATTTATGTTGTTTCACCTTTCATTTCTATTTAAACTGTTTTCATGCGATACAGCCATCAGAGAGAGACAATCCGTGAAATTGTGAAAAGTACAGACTCGCATCCAACAGCTGATTGGATTTTTCACAAGGCAAAAAGAAAGATTCCCAATATCAGTCTAGGAACGGTCTATCGGAATCTTAAACATCTAGCAGCAGCAGGTTTTCTGCGGGTAATCTGTGATGATAATAGTACACGCTATGATTGGAATAAGACACCCCATGACCATTTAAAATGCTCTATTTGTGGGGATTTCATTGATGTCCATTTACTGGATGACGGGATTCGCAAGACTGTAAAAAAGAATTATAAATTTGAAGTAGATGATGTAGAAATGATCATCATTGGAACATGTAATAAACACGAATAAAAAAGGAGAATGAATAATGAGTGTACTCGTAGGAAAAGAAGCACCGGATTTTTCCACCCAAGCTGTTTTGGCTGATAATACGATTGTTGGCGATTACAACTTTACCAAGGCTCGTGATGGGAAATATGCTGTTGTGTTCTTTTATCCATTGGATTTTACCTTTGTCTGTCCTTCCGAATTGATCGCCATGGATCATCGTACGGATAAACTCACCGAACTCGGTGTTGAAGTTGTCGGTATTTCAATTGATTCACACCATACCCATCATGCATGGCGGAATACGGAAATAAATAAAGGTGGTGTAGGACAATTAAAATATACCCTGGCTGCTGATATGGATCATTCTATTGCCCAGTCTTACGGAATTCAATCAGATGGTGGTGATTCCTATTATCCTGCCGGGGTGGCCATGCGTGCCACTTTTGTGATTGATCAAAATGGAATCGTTCGACATCAAATCGTCAATGATGAACCCTTGGGCCGCAATATGGATGAAGTTGTTCGGATTGTTGAGGCACTTCAGTTTTTCGAAGCGAACGGACAGGTCTGTGCAGCCGGTTGGCAAAAAGGTGACGATGGTATGGTGAATACAGCTGAAGGTGTTGCTGCATACCTAAGTGAAAACGCCGACAAATTGTAAGCACGTCCAGCTTATATTCAATGGTGGAATTGCCATCATTAAATGCTGACATAGATGAGTGGCCATCAGGTGGCTTCTTATTGCTAGGTTGGACCTCTCCTGGGTGGTGCTGAGGCGACAGTAGCTTACGATTCTCGCCTTAGGACGAAAAAATATCAGGATCTATCTCTGAGAATTAACTGTCATGGAATGGTTTAAAAGTCTAGAACCTCTGACGCAGACGTTTCTTGCGAGCCTGTTTACGTGGGGTATGACGGCACTGGGAGCTACATCAGTATTCCTATTCAAAGAGATGAACCGTCGAGTCCTCGATGGGATGCTCGGCTTCGCTATCATGATGGCACTCGATGTGGGGCTCGGATGATTACACTTTCTGTCGCCACGCATCAGAGAATTGACTTTGTTGATATCACCAGTCAGGTCCGGGAAGAAGTGAACAAGAGCAGGGTGGAAGACGGGATGGTTGTTATCTACGTCCCTCATACAACCTGCGGCGTCACCATCAACGAGAGCGCCGATCCCGACGTAGCGGAAGACATTAAGATGCAACTGACCAAACTGGTGCCCCATAAGGGGGGCTACCATCATCTGGAAGGTAACGCCGACAGCCACATCAAGACGAGTATGATTGGCTCATCTGAGACTGTTTTCATAGAAAACGGGAAGCTCGTTTTGGGGACGTGGCAGGGGATTTTCCTGTGTGACTTTGACGGTCCCCGGACAAGAAAAGTTTATATCAAGATTGTTGAGGGGTAGACGCTAAGTACTCTTTTTCTGGCTGTTCCAGATCTTATCCATCTCAGTTAAATCAGTTTCTTCCAGTTTTTTCCCTCGTCGTCTTAACTCTTTCTCCACCGCCTGAAACCGTTTAGTGAATTTCTGATTTCCTTTTCTCAGAGCGTCCTCAGCTGAGATGTCGAGGAATCGACACAGGTTGACGAGAGCAAAAAAGAGATCGCCTACTTCTTCTTCCATATGCTTTATCGCTCCAGCTGATTCTGCATTTTTCAACTCTTCCATCTCTTCGTGCACCTTGTTCCACACCTGGTCCGTCTCTTCCCAGTCAAAGCCAACGTAGGCGGCCTTTTGCTGTAATCGCTGAGCTCTGATGAGGGCAGGGAGTGTGACGGGGACACCATCCAACCTCGATTCGCGCCCCTTCTCTTCCTGCTTGGCCGCTTCCCAGTTCTGCTTGGCGTTGAAGGCGCCGTCAGCCTCCTTGTCGCCGAAGACGTGGGGGTGTCTATTGACGAGTTTTTCATTGATACCACTGATGACCCGTTGCAGAGTGAACTCGTCGTTCTGCTCTGCAATATTTGCCTGGAAGACGACATGCAGTAGAATATCGCCCAATTCTTCGGCGAGCGTATGCCAGTCCTTCTGGTCAACGGTCTCTATCACTTCGTAGGCTTCCTCAAGGAAGAACGGTAGTAGGGAAGCGTGCGTCTGTTCTTTATCCCACGGACAACCGTCCTCTCCCCGCAGTTTTTCCACAATGGTTACAAGCTCATCGAATTCCTTATTCTTGCTCATCTTCCTCCTCTATTCTGGACACCAAAACTTTAACAATACGATTTTCTGACAAATTTCTAATCTCGAATCGGAACCCTTGGTACTCCGTTTGACTTGCGGCAGAAGGTATATCGCCGAAATGGTCCAGCAGAAATCCGCCAAGGGTATCATATTCCCGGTCGTCAGGGAATGAGACCGGAATAACATCTTCCAGATCGTTGATTGGAATTTTTGCTTCCACCAGCCACTGATGGGTACCGGTTTTGGTTACAAGTGGCACCTCTTGATCAAATTCGTCCCGGATTTCACCCACCACTTCCTCTACAATATCCTCTAGCGTGGCCAGCCCTGCGGTGCCTCCGTATTCGTCCACCACTATGGCGATGGTCTGCCGCTGCCGCTGAAAGTCTCGCAGCAGTTCATCAATCTGCTTCGACTCCGGAACAAAGAAGGGCTCCCGGCTGATGCCCGACAGCTCCTTGCTGTTCCTCTGTCCATTCAGATAGGGCAGCATATCCTTGGCATAGAGAATTCCTTCTATTCTGTCCAGTGATTCATCGTAAACGGGAAACTTGGAGAATCTCGACTGACGAATGACTTTCAGTGCGTCGTTAAGGGAAGTCCGTTTCTCCATCGCCACAATATCTGTCCGCGGCACCATGATTTCCCGCACGGCTGTCTCCCCGTAGTCGAATACAGACTTAATCATTTCACTCTCATGATGTTTCAGGGTACCCCTGTCGGCGCCGAGATCTGCCAGTGTTCTCAGCTCTTCCTCAGAGTCAAACAACTCTTCTTTTCTCCAGCGCATCAGTTTGCTCACAACGTACGTTAGGCTGTAGAGCAGGTGGGCGATAGGATAGAGTATGATACTGATAATCCTGACAGGTGCCGCCACGCGAATGCTGAACTGTTCCGAATTGCGGATGGCCAGAATCTTCGGTGTAATCTCGCTTACGAGCAGTATAGTGACGCTGACAATGATCGATTCCAACAGGAGTAGTAGCGCGATGTTGGCGCCGGCCTTCGTGGCGATATCAGCGGTGATAAGGGCTGCAAAAAATGCCATGGACGTATTGACAAGGGTATTCCCCGTCAAGATTGTTATCAGCAGGCGTCGCGGCTGATGCAGAAGTCTGAGTATTCTTTTGTGCTGTTTGGAATCGGTCAGGTGTGATTTTTTAAGTGAAAAGAAGGCCGCTTCGGCGCCGGAAAAAAAGGCCGATAGCATCAACATAAGAATGAAGATTCCGACTTCGAGAAGAATAGTCACGAAAGGAACCTGTCAACCGAAAACTGTGAAAGATACCTGTTCTCGAACTCTCTCATTTCGGTCTTTCTCTCGTCTGTATCGTCATTGTATCCCAACAGGTGAAGTGCTCCGTGGCAGATGAGTCGTCCCAGTTCATTGGCTAGTGAAACGCCGAAGATGCCCGCGTTCTCTGCCGCTCTTTCCACACTGATGTAAATTTCTCCTTCAAACTGTTCGTCCGGGGACGCGTCCAGCCTGAAAGCGATCACATCGGTGTACTCGTCTTTGTGGAAGAACTGTCGCTTGAGGGAGTGAAGCATTCCATCACCGCCGAAAATAACGGTAACATCGCCCAGCTGAACACCGCCATCTGCAAGAATGGATGTTACCAGGTCTGAGACGGTTTCAGCATCGGGAGAGAGGTCCGTGTTTACTACCTCTGTTTTGACGCTGGTCATTGACCGTCTGATTTCGAAGAGGAAACTGTCTGGCCGGGGTATTCTATTCTGAGGTGGTAAATGCCTCTGATAACTGGGAGCATGCCGTCCACACCGCGGACGTCCCCTTTAATCTTAGCGAGGTCTTTCATGGTGAGGGGACACTCATCCAGCTGACCTTCTTTGAGCTTCTCCTCAGTGATCTTGTCCACCATGGCTTCGATCTTATTCAGATCAGGATTCTTCAGCGAACGTGTTGCTGCTTCCACCGATTCGCAAATCATCAGGATGCCCGTCTCTCTGGTGTTTGGTCTGGGGCCTGAATAACGAAAGTCAGTCTCGTTTACCGTTGTAGAATCTTTTTCGGCCTGTTTGAGAGCTTTCTGGTAGAAATATTCCATCCGTGAGGTGCCGTGGTGCATGGGAATAAAGTCGCTCACTGCAGAAGGGAGGCTGTATTCTTTGGAAAGCTTTAGACCCTCCTTGACGTGACTGGCGATGATACGGGCTGAGAGGGAGGGGGAAATTTCGTCATGCCGGTTTACACCGCTGAACTGATTTTCAATATAGTACTCAGGTCTTGACAATTTACCGATATCGTGATAGTAAGCGCCAACGCGGCAAAGAAGTGCATTTGCGCCCACGGCAGCCGCACACGACTCCGCCAGGTTTCCTACCACCACGGAGTGGTTGAAAGTGCCGTTTGCCTCTTGTGACAATTTCTTGAGCAGCGGATGGTTGAAGTCTGTTAATTCAAGCAGCGTCAGATCAGATGTGACATCGAATAATATCTCAAAAAGAGCACTGAGGCCGTATGTGATAAACGGCGCCAGAATTCCACTGATGAGAATAAAGAGGATATCATTACCCGTGGTAGTCCAGTCGATCCGCTTCAGAATACCGAGGGCCAGGAGAGCTACAATACCGGCGCTGACAATATAGAGAATAGCTGAGAACAGTTGGGCCCTCGTACGCAGTTTGCGCACAGCAAGAATAGCACTCATAGTGGTAAATAGTGAGACGACAGCATAATCGAGTTTACTACCGATAAGGAACGCCACGAGGACGGCGAGACTGACGGAAAACATTGCGGCGATCCGGCCGTCGAACAGTACGGTAAGGACCATAGCGGCAACTGTGAACGGAATAAGATACTCTGAAAATCCGAAGGTGATAACGAACAGGTAAGATACGCCCACCATTATCAAGAACATAAGCGAGAAAAGTAACAGGATTTTTATATCTTCGAACAGTTCAAGGCGATAGGTTCCTAGAAATACCAGAAAAAAGGAGAGAATGATGCCCACCAGAAGGAAGCGTCCAATCCACGGCAGGATAACCGCTATCCCTTTCTGAGTCTTCTCTCTTTTATCGATTTCAGATTGATATGATTTCAACTTTAGCAGGATTTCCGGTGTCACACGCGTGTTAGCATCCACAATACGCTCATTTTCCATAACGATACCCTGGTAGCGTGGAACTTTTGCTGTGGCAAGCTGCTGACGGCGTTCTGTCTCCTCTCTGTTGAAGACGACATTCGGTGACATGAATTCCACAATAATTTTATAGCCGATCTCCCTGAGAATATTTTCCTCTTCGGGATAAATATCTGTTATTTCTACGCGAGCTTTGGTCCACGCCTGTTCAAGATCGTTACAATCATTGATCTCCATCAATTCCGAAACGTCGCCGGAGACAATTGCAACCTGGGCACTTTTGATCTCAGTTTTATTGATGTCGAGGATTCCCTCGGCCCACCGGTTGCGGCAGATATTGATGAGGTATTCCTCGAATTCATCCAGATTGATTTCTGTGGCGTCCGGTTGCCTTAATTCTATAAACGCTTCCCACTCCGGCTCTGTCACATCAAACTGATACTCACTGCGAAAGTCTTCCTCGATGGTTGCCAGAGCGGCACTATCTGTTGAGACTCTTGTCTTAGCTTCTTCATATTCTTCGCCGTACCGTTTTTCCCACAACCTCTGCCGTGTCTCTTGCAAGGTTTTCCTTCCTCGCGAAAGATCTTTGATAGATCTTATAAAGGCGCTCATTTCCGCAATTTGTTCTTCAACAATCTCCTTTTTCCTTTCGAAGCGGAAAGGTTCATTAAAGAAGGCTTCTTCAATATCGGCCTTTAGATCTTCATCT
Coding sequences within it:
- a CDS encoding lamin tail domain-containing protein, which encodes MKQSVTLFLLSVPLGGQILISEIMFDLDGTDSPNEFVEIFNSSLSESIDLAGWTISDRSSQDELTDAGTGMLLLPGSYAVILEGDYEMEGGLYQGIIPDTVLVLKVDDNSIGNQLSSSDSLFLISASNDTVDSQGWADIFRPGYSLERKRFDRPSVASNWTISIDSLGSPGYLNSVTPPDIDVTLDSATVTHNPLFPFPDEEILLSIPVYNEGMQPISGTVSVIEMGEHLTASPFEEIADADSIELRMTLPPLTSGIHTLQIVAETESDGNRGNDAVEHEIIVRYNKRVLTLNEFHYAPGSDVPEFIEIVNLSDNVIDLAGWGFSDADTSKIRLMPQYSLPSEGYAVLTEDSMVNWALPPDANTLFSPDGFPSLNNSGDAIYLFDPAAAVADSLIYTPEWGGAGYRSVEKLNPTLDSSVRSNWGTCVAEGKMTAGVQNSIFLESLPATGSVLLEPNPFSPDGDGHDDLLYISYHLPFTQANVSILIFDRLGRSVRMLANNLASGSQGTLNWDGLTDSGERARIGIYILKVSAVEANSRRNAEWVKTMVLAEPLR
- a CDS encoding helix-turn-helix transcriptional regulator: MPDVGTVLKSEISRLARKEAKKMAAGLSGSVQDLKRQLRQQRKEIADLHSALATKMDRRDEGKISPELSQEKPAARVRISADSVKSHRKRLKLSQKQLGQLVGVTTITVSNWERGKSTPRGEKREAFAILRDMGLKEVKERLANIQS
- a CDS encoding arsenate reductase ArsC, with product MNKVLFLCTGNSCRSQIAEGLLRHLAGDRFQVFSAGTYPSRVHPCSIEVMQEWGIDISSQTSDHVDDYLEEGIDIVISVCDDAQQICPTFPGDVKRIHWSIEDPFGSWNTAYENLDSYRKTRNTLKEKIDEFIVVQKQHSAAAS
- a CDS encoding Rieske (2Fe-2S) protein, coding for MSFGVLIWLNSVLYPVGRYIVPPKIPEANISSLQIGTVADFEVSTGSIFQFGRIPGIIVRVKEDEYIAFSATCSHLSCIVQYREDLNQIWCACHNGIFDLSGKNVSGPPPKPLDEFDVHVRGDEVWVSKKA
- a CDS encoding arsenate reductase ArsC codes for the protein MKKVLFLCTGNSCRSQMAEGILRDLAGDRLEVFSAGTHPTRVNPAGIKVMAEWGIDISHHTSDLVDDYLDVSLRNIASTTLYRRVLFSSSRSLQMRLSDSDN
- a CDS encoding transcriptional repressor, giving the protein MRYSHQRETIREIVKSTDSHPTADWIFHKAKRKIPNISLGTVYRNLKHLAAAGFLRVICDDNSTRYDWNKTPHDHLKCSICGDFIDVHLLDDGIRKTVKKNYKFEVDDVEMIIIGTCNKHE
- a CDS encoding peroxiredoxin, which gives rise to MSVLVGKEAPDFSTQAVLADNTIVGDYNFTKARDGKYAVVFFYPLDFTFVCPSELIAMDHRTDKLTELGVEVVGISIDSHHTHHAWRNTEINKGGVGQLKYTLAADMDHSIAQSYGIQSDGGDSYYPAGVAMRATFVIDQNGIVRHQIVNDEPLGRNMDEVVRIVEALQFFEANGQVCAAGWQKGDDGMVNTAEGVAAYLSENADKL
- a CDS encoding secondary thiamine-phosphate synthase enzyme YjbQ translates to MITLSVATHQRIDFVDITSQVREEVNKSRVEDGMVVIYVPHTTCGVTINESADPDVAEDIKMQLTKLVPHKGGYHHLEGNADSHIKTSMIGSSETVFIENGKLVLGTWQGIFLCDFDGPRTRKVYIKIVEG
- the mazG gene encoding nucleoside triphosphate pyrophosphohydrolase encodes the protein MSKNKEFDELVTIVEKLRGEDGCPWDKEQTHASLLPFFLEEAYEVIETVDQKDWHTLAEELGDILLHVVFQANIAEQNDEFTLQRVISGINEKLVNRHPHVFGDKEADGAFNAKQNWEAAKQEEKGRESRLDGVPVTLPALIRAQRLQQKAAYVGFDWEETDQVWNKVHEEMEELKNAESAGAIKHMEEEVGDLFFALVNLCRFLDISAEDALRKGNQKFTKRFQAVEKELRRRGKKLEETDLTEMDKIWNSQKKST
- a CDS encoding hemolysin family protein → MTILLEVGIFILMLMLSAFFSGAEAAFFSLKKSHLTDSKQHKRILRLLHQPRRLLITILTGNTLVNTSMAFFAALITADIATKAGANIALLLLLESIIVSVTILLVSEITPKILAIRNSEQFSIRVAAPVRIISIILYPIAHLLYSLTYVVSKLMRWRKEELFDSEEELRTLADLGADRGTLKHHESEMIKSVFDYGETAVREIMVPRTDIVAMEKRTSLNDALKVIRQSRFSKFPVYDESLDRIEGILYAKDMLPYLNGQRNSKELSGISREPFFVPESKQIDELLRDFQRQRQTIAIVVDEYGGTAGLATLEDIVEEVVGEIRDEFDQEVPLVTKTGTHQWLVEAKIPINDLEDVIPVSFPDDREYDTLGGFLLDHFGDIPSAASQTEYQGFRFEIRNLSENRIVKVLVSRIEEEDEQE
- the ybeY gene encoding rRNA maturation RNase YbeY; amino-acid sequence: MTSVKTEVVNTDLSPDAETVSDLVTSILADGGVQLGDVTVIFGGDGMLHSLKRQFFHKDEYTDVIAFRLDASPDEQFEGEIYISVERAAENAGIFGVSLANELGRLICHGALHLLGYNDDTDERKTEMREFENRYLSQFSVDRFLS
- a CDS encoding HDIG domain-containing protein translates to MPLRKNKEQTEKKDPNRQAIINRILIFGGLTLLLSLFFKGGKSLEYNYQSGDITREEIVAEFNFPILKKDEDLKADIEEAFFNEPFRFERKKEIVEEQIAEMSAFIRSIKDLSRGRKTLQETRQRLWEKRYGEEYEEAKTRVSTDSAALATIEEDFRSEYQFDVTEPEWEAFIELRQPDATEINLDEFEEYLINICRNRWAEGILDINKTEIKSAQVAIVSGDVSELMEINDCNDLEQAWTKARVEITDIYPEEENILREIGYKIIVEFMSPNVVFNREETERRQQLATAKVPRYQGIVMENERIVDANTRVTPEILLKLKSYQSEIDKREKTQKGIAVILPWIGRFLLVGIILSFFLVFLGTYRLELFEDIKILLLFSLMFLIMVGVSYLFVITFGFSEYLIPFTVAAMVLTVLFDGRIAAMFSVSLAVLVAFLIGSKLDYAVVSLFTTMSAILAVRKLRTRAQLFSAILYIVSAGIVALLALGILKRIDWTTTGNDILFILISGILAPFITYGLSALFEILFDVTSDLTLLELTDFNHPLLKKLSQEANGTFNHSVVVGNLAESCAAAVGANALLCRVGAYYHDIGKLSRPEYYIENQFSGVNRHDEISPSLSARIIASHVKEGLKLSKEYSLPSAVSDFIPMHHGTSRMEYFYQKALKQAEKDSTTVNETDFRYSGPRPNTRETGILMICESVEAATRSLKNPDLNKIEAMVDKITEEKLKEGQLDECPLTMKDLAKIKGDVRGVDGMLPVIRGIYHLRIEYPGQTVSSSKSDGQ